The genomic DNA AGTCGCAACTCGACACCCTGAATAAACAAAAAGATCTCTCTGCTCTGGATAAGCTCGTTCAGCAGGATCTGACGGAGACGCTGGAAACGCTTGATAAAATTGAGCGTGTTAAAGCGGAAACCACACAGCTTCGGCAGAAAGTGGCGCAGGCGCCAGAAAACATGCGTAAGGCCACGGAATCGCTGAATGCCCTGAGCGATGTGGATAATGACGACGAAACCCGTAAAACGCTCGCGACCCTGTCATTGCGTCAGCTGGAATCGCGCGTCGCACAGCTGCTCGACGATCTGCAAACGGCGCAGTCCGATCTCGGCACGTACAACAGCCAGCTTGTCTCCCTGCAAACCCAGCCCGAGCGCGTGCAAAATGCGATGTACGCCGCCTCTCAGCAGCTGCAGCAGATCCGCAACCGTCTGAACGGTACGTCGGTTGGCGAAGGCACCCTGCGCCCAACGCAGCAAACGCTGCTGCTGGTGCAGCAGGCCTTACTGAATGCGCAAATCGAACAGCAGCGTAAAAGCCTGGAAGGGAATACGGTGCTGCAGGATACGCTCCAGAAGCAGCGCGACTACGTAACGGCGAACATTAATCGTCTGGAACATCAGCTTCAGCTGTTGCAGGAGGCGGTTAACAGTAAGCGCCTTACGCTGACGGAGAAAACGGCTCAGGAAGCCGTCTCACCGGACGAAACTGCCCGCATTCAGGCGAACCCGCTGGTGAAACAGGAGCTCGAGGCTAACCATCAGCTGAGCCAGCGCCTGATACTGGCAACAGAAAGCGGAAACTCGCTGGTTCAGCAAAATATCAGAGTGAAAAACTGGCTGGACCGCGCGCTGCAGGCTGAACGCAACATTAAAGAGCAGATTGCGGTTCTGAAAGGCAGCCTGCTGCTGTCGCGTATTCTCTACCAGCAACAGCAGACGCTGCCGTCCGCCGATGAGCTCGAGGACATGACCAACCGCATTGCGGATTTGCGTCTGGAACAATTCGATGTGAACCAGCAGCGCGACGCCCTTTTCCAGAGCGATACGTTTGTCGCCAAATTGGAAGAGGGCCATTCCAGTGAAGTGAACCCGGAAGTTCACGACGCCCTGCTGCAGGTTGTGGATATGCGCCGCGAGCTGCTCGACCAGCTCAACAAACAGCTCGGCAACCAGCTGATGATGGCGATTAACCTGCAGATCAACCAGCAACAGCTGGTGAGCGTGTCGAAAAGTCTGCAGGAGATCCTGACCCAGCAGATTTTCTGGGTTAACAGCAACAAGCCGATGGACTGGGACTGGATCAAATCCTTCCCTGAAACGCTGAAGGCGCAGATTAAGAGCATGAAAATCACCGTAAACTGGGAGAAAGCCTGGCCTGCGGTGATGATTGCCTTCCTGGCGGGGCTCCCGCTGCTGCTGATTGCTGGCCTGATCCGCTGGCGTCTGGGCTGGCTGAAGAAATACCAGGATAAGCTGGCGTCTGAAGTGGGGCAACTGCGTAACGACAGTCAGCTGCACACGCCAAAAGCGATTCTGATCGATCTGATCCGCGCGCTGCCGGTCTGCCTGATTATTCTGGCGGTGGGGCTTATCCTGCTGACGATGCAACTCAACATCAGCGACCTGCTGTGGGCGTTCAGTAAAAAACTGGCCCTGTTCTGGCTGGTGTTTGGCGTGTGCTGGAAAGTGCTGGAAAAAGACGGCGTTGCGGTGCGTCATTTCAACATGCCTGCGCAACTGACCAGCCACTGGCGTCGTCAGATTGTACGCGTCAGCCTGGCGCTGTTGCCGCTGCACTTCTGGTCCGTTGTCGCTGAGCTGTCTCCGCTGCACCTGATGGACGATGTCATGGGCCAGCTGGTTATTTTGCTGAACCTGCTGCTCATTGCCATCCTGATGTGGCCGATGTGCCGCGACAGCTGGCGGGATAAAGAGTCTCACAACATTCGTCTGGCCACCGTGACGGTACTGGCGATTATTCCACTGGCACTGATGGTGCTCACGGCGACGGGGTACTTCTATACCACGTTGCGCCT from Enterobacter ludwigii includes the following:
- the mscK gene encoding mechanosensitive channel MscK is translated as MLHTNRSQHPVLVFLLATLFFFATAPLSWARADNNNDIPSRSDVQSQLDTLNKQKDLSALDKLVQQDLTETLETLDKIERVKAETTQLRQKVAQAPENMRKATESLNALSDVDNDDETRKTLATLSLRQLESRVAQLLDDLQTAQSDLGTYNSQLVSLQTQPERVQNAMYAASQQLQQIRNRLNGTSVGEGTLRPTQQTLLLVQQALLNAQIEQQRKSLEGNTVLQDTLQKQRDYVTANINRLEHQLQLLQEAVNSKRLTLTEKTAQEAVSPDETARIQANPLVKQELEANHQLSQRLILATESGNSLVQQNIRVKNWLDRALQAERNIKEQIAVLKGSLLLSRILYQQQQTLPSADELEDMTNRIADLRLEQFDVNQQRDALFQSDTFVAKLEEGHSSEVNPEVHDALLQVVDMRRELLDQLNKQLGNQLMMAINLQINQQQLVSVSKSLQEILTQQIFWVNSNKPMDWDWIKSFPETLKAQIKSMKITVNWEKAWPAVMIAFLAGLPLLLIAGLIRWRLGWLKKYQDKLASEVGQLRNDSQLHTPKAILIDLIRALPVCLIILAVGLILLTMQLNISDLLWAFSKKLALFWLVFGVCWKVLEKDGVAVRHFNMPAQLTSHWRRQIVRVSLALLPLHFWSVVAELSPLHLMDDVMGQLVILLNLLLIAILMWPMCRDSWRDKESHNIRLATVTVLAIIPLALMVLTATGYFYTTLRLSGRWIETVYLVIVWNLLYQTVLRGLSVAARRIAYRRAIARRQHQVKEGAEGAEPQEEPTIALEQVNQQTLRITMLVMIALFAVMFWAIWSDLITVFAYLDSITLWQYNGTEAGAAVMKSVTMGSLLFALVSSVVAWALIRNLPGLLEVLVLSRLNLRQGASYAITTILNYVIIIVGAMTVFGSLGVSWDKLQWLAAALSVGLGFGLQEIFGNFVSGLIILFERPVRIGDTVTIGTFSGTVSKIRIRATTITDFDRKEVIIPNKAFVTERLINWSLSDTTTRVVIRLGVAYGSDLDKVKEVLLKAAKSHPKVMHEPAPDVFFTTFGPSTLDHELRLYVRELRDRSYTVDELNRTIDRLCRENNINIAFNQLEVHLRNEKGDEHTEVKREIQGDDPTPA